The Sporomusaceae bacterium FL31 sequence CGCGCAAGACAGCATTATTATTCTCACTGTCGCCAGGAACAATAATGACCTGCTTTATACCGAGCGTTTCAGCCAAAGTGGTTTCCAATTTTGTAAGACCATGCAAAATCCCTACATATTGTGCCAAATCAGCGATTAAATTATGACCTTCTTCGGTAACTGACATCCCTAATCCGGAAAAATCGACAAGACCAGCTTCTTTGAGAAATTCAACATCAGCCCGTACTACGCGTTCGCTAAGTCCTAGTACGGCTGCCAGCGCCCGCCTGCCAATTGGCTGGGCATACTGGATGTGTTTTAAGATGTTATAGCGTTCTTCCACAACTGACACTAAATCCGGGGCAATTTTTCTTTGCAATCTGATGATCTTTTCCACATTTCCTCCCGGGGTTATCATCGTCCCACTGGAACATTATATGTCCCAATATGGTGAAAAATATGTCTTTATTAATTTCTGTTCGCCAGATAAAGAAAAAATCCTGCCCGATTGGCAAATATTTTCCTGAATATTGCTATAAATGCTTATGCTGCAAAGAAACCATGGAACAATCTGGTAATTTATTGCGCACCATATGACTTTTCTGTTTTACTTAACTATATTATTACGCGCTGCTTATAAAAATTCCTGAGAAATTTGTCGGAGAGAACATACATTTTACTTGTATTTCCCAGGAAATAGTCTCTGATTTGACAGGAAGAACTGTAAATAGTGATGAATTTCTGCTTATTCATTGCCTCCCTAGCAGTTTTTCTCTAAATCAGTTAAGATAAAAGAAAAGCGCAAGCTGGGATAAGGAGTTACGCATGATGCTTATCTATGCTCATCGCGGGGCGCGCGGATACGCACCGGAAAATACCATGGCGGCATTTGAAGAAGCGTACCGTTTAGGCGCCGACGGGATTGAATTGGATGTTCAGCTCAGCAAAGATGGTCATGTTGTCATCTGCCATGACCACACCATTGACCGCACCAGCAACGGCCGCGGCTGGATTAGAGATCTGAGCCTGTCTGAACTCAAACGCTATGATTTTGGCGGTTGGTTCAATCAGCAATATCAAGGCGAACGCCTGCTAACCTTGACGGAATTGCTAGCCTGGGTTGACTCAACCAATTTATTGCTTAATATTGAAATTAAAAATGGCCCTGTCCTCTATCCGCAGCTTGAAGAGAAAATCGTTGCCGCAATTCACGACTTCCGGGTATCAGACCGTACCATCATTTCTTCTTTTTACCACCCATCACTTAAGAAAATCAAAGAATTGGATCATCGATTAAAAACCGGCATTCTCTTTGAATGCCGGCCCATCAATCCACTCGATTTTTTAGCAGCTTCCCAGGCTGATTTTCTCCATCCCTATTGGCAGTCACTGGACGAAACCTGGTGCGCAGCGGCTCGCACTGCAGGAATTCCGGTCAATACTTATACCATTAATACGGCAGAAGAATATGCATGGGTACAAAAATTTGGAGTTCAAGCCATCTTTACCGATTATCCGGATATTTTTAGCACTCGTGCCTTACAGCGCTAACTCCATTTACCCCCAAAACGGCGGCAATCACGTCAGGAATATTGCGATTCACCGGCAGCCTAACGGCAAGAATAATGAGTAATGGATCTCGTTCCTCAATTTTCACATCAACAATACTAATATTCAACAGGCCTAGTGTGGAACAAATCAAGCCCAACTGCCCAGGTGAGTCAATGGTCGTTATCGCAAAAGTTGCTGTATCCAGCGTACAGCTGCGGTGTTCCACTTTTGTTAATACCGTTAGCGTAATGAACACCAGCAAAGTGGTCACCACGGCAGCTAAATAATATCCGCTGCCAACAGCCAGCCCCACGCCGGACACCACCCAAAGGCTGGCGGCAGTAGTAAGTCCCTTGACGGTTAAACCCTCTTTCATAATGCTGCCGGCGCCTAAGAAGCCAATGCCGCTGACTACCTGCGCTGCCAAACGGGTAGGATCAGCATTGGTTAATCCCTGGACAGCACTATAAATATTAATGGATAGGATCATAATCAGACAAGACCCCATACTCACTAAAATATGCGTTCGCAAGCCGGCTGATTTATGGCGAGCCTGCCGTTCATAACCGATAATCCCGCCCAGCAGCCCAGCAGCCGCAATTCTAAGCACCATATCTAAATCTGGAATCATACTTAGGCCCACTCCCCAATGCCCGAATATTCATTCAAATTAACATTCACTTTACCCGATTGTGCCATAGAGCTTAATAAAAAAGAAATCCAGCCCTTAACTTGGTACACACTGTGAGGTTATTTATAATATACTAAAACTTGCTATTAAATACAAATAGCAAGTTTTTATGTTTGTTGGAGATGAGGCATTCTAGGCCGGATTGACATTTTGTTTTCCGGTAAGCTTTGTAATATTGATTTCGACAACACTGCAGCCTTCAACCATCGGGGCGGTAATCTGATTATAAGCCTGATGCTGCATGTGACTGGACATCAGGGCATTCAAGATAGCTGCTTTGGCCTGTGGATTTTCAAGGATGCTGGCCTCACCAAATGCGACAACCGACGTGTAGCGGGTCGAACTCCGGCACGCTTGCTCAGCAATCACCAGTTCATCAATTCGGCTGACTTCAAAGCAAACTTTATTATTTGCAGCAATATTGGCTAATTTGTGACCGGAATTTTTACAATGATAATAAAGCTTCCCCTGATGATACACATAATTGACGGCAATGACATAGGGTTGACCCTGCTCATCACAAGTAGCCAGTCTTCCCACAATATTCGTGTTCAGGAACTCTACCGCCGCGGCTTCAGTCATCCATACCTGTGGCAACATCCATCACTCCTTCTTCCTTTTAGTACCTATTCTGGGCAAATTGTAAAAAACCTACCTGGTAAAGAAAAAACAATAAAGAGCGGAGGAATGGTTTAACCGCAAAGTACTCGAAGTACTCAAAGGAAACGCAAAAAAACAAGGCGCGATATTATCGCGCCTTAAAAATTTGAGACCCCTTTGCGTCCTTTGAGTACTTTGTGGTTCAATACAGTCCTAGTTTTCGTTAGCTATAAGCGCCAGTTTGGCTTGAATCATCAAGGCACATTCCAGACGTTTTTTCTGGAGTTCACAGCCCACTTTATAAGGTTTGTCGATTGAATCATTAAACAGCTGAGCATTGGCATGACAGCCGCCGCTGCAGTAGAAGCGGGCCCAGCAATCCCGACATTCAGGCTTATTGAGTACATGAGCTTTACGGAAAAGTTCCGGCATTTCAGGCTTGGTAACCCCTTCATCAATGGTGCCGAGCAAATACTCTTCCCGGCCGACAAACTGATGACAAGGGTATAAATGCCCTTCTGGCGTAACCGCAAAATACTCGTGACCTGCACCACAACCGCTTAATCGCTTGGCCACACAGGGTCCATTGTTGATATCCAGATTAAAGTGAAAGAAGTCAAAGGCAGGGCCATGGAGCTTGCGTTCCAGATATTCAACAGCCAATTTTTCGTACTGCTCAAATAATACCGGCAAATGCTCTTCTTCCAGGGCATAGTCACATTCTTTGGCCACAACCGGCTCCACTGATAGCTGAGTAAAACCGAGATCAGCCATGGCCAGTACATCGGCTGCAAAATCCAGGTTATGAGCCGTAAATGTACCACGTAAATAATAATTTTGATCATTGCGGGATTTGATGGCTTTACGAACATTAGCAGCAATATCATCAAAGCTGCCGCTGCCGTCGATATAGGGACGCATATTGTCATGCACTTCGCGGCGGCCATCCATACTTAACACCAGGCTGATGTTATTATCGTTTAAATAGTTAATGGCTTTATCATTCAGCAATACGCCATTGGTGGTTAGCGTTAACTTAAAGACTTTGCCTGTTTCCTGTTCCCGGCGGCGTACATAGGCAACCACATGTTCAACGGTCTCCATATTTAAGAGCGGCTCGCCCCCGAAGAAATCCAGTTCACAGTTACGGCGCTTGCCGCTGTTGGCAATAATGAAATCAACCGCACGCTCGCCCACTTCTTTGGGCATAAGTCCCCGGGTATGACCAAAATCACCGGTTCCGGCAAAACAGTAATTACAGCGCAAATTACAGTCATGCGCGACATGCAGACAGAGTGATTTGACCAGCGGTTTATCACTAAAAGTCGGCGGCACATCCAATGTCGGCGCAAACAGCTGCTGACCAGCCATCAGCTCATGCAGCTCTGCCAGCGCCTCAGTCAAATCAGCTACTGCATATTGCCCGCTTAACTCAGCTAAGACTTGCTCATCATTACTGCCATTAAAGACATCCATCATGGCAAAAATCATTTGATCAACAACATGCACAGCACCACTGTTGACATCCAACAAAATATATAATCCGTTCAAATAAAACTTATGTATATTCATGAGTAAACTTTCAACCTCTCCAAGTATAATCTACTTTTAACCGCAAAGTACGCGAAGTACTCAAAGGGTTCTCGAAAGATGATTTAACGTCCCCTTTGCGTACTTTGAGTACTTCGCGGTTTATGTTATTCTTTATCTACAAGCTATTTCTAACAAAATAAGCCCCTTGCCGGAATATCGGCAAGGGGCTATTCCTTGCGGTCTACTTCTGACAGACCTGGTTGCCAACGGTGCATGAAGTTTTGCATGCCGACTGGCAGGAAGCCTGGCACTCTCCGCAACCGCCAGTATGTACAGTATTTTGCAGAGTCGCTTTATTAACAGTTGTAATACGTTTAGCCATGGTAATCCCTCCTTGCCGCAAAAAGAATATAAGTTGCTTAGTTTATTTTAGCTTTTTTCCCCGTAGGAATCAAGTGAATTCCGTTACTGCGGTACGATTACCAGCTTGACCG is a genomic window containing:
- the glpQ_2 gene encoding glycerophosphoryl diester phosphodiesterase; this translates as MMLIYAHRGARGYAPENTMAAFEEAYRLGADGIELDVQLSKDGHVVICHDHTIDRTSNGRGWIRDLSLSELKRYDFGGWFNQQYQGERLLTLTELLAWVDSTNLLLNIEIKNGPVLYPQLEEKIVAAIHDFRVSDRTIISSFYHPSLKKIKELDHRLKTGILFECRPINPLDFLAASQADFLHPYWQSLDETWCAAARTAGIPVNTYTINTAEEYAWVQKFGVQAIFTDYPDIFSTRALQR
- a CDS encoding methyltransferase, which gives rise to MIPDLDMVLRIAAAGLLGGIIGYERQARHKSAGLRTHILVSMGSCLIMILSINIYSAVQGLTNADPTRLAAQVVSGIGFLGAGSIMKEGLTVKGLTTAASLWVVSGVGLAVGSGYYLAAVVTTLLVFITLTVLTKVEHRSCTLDTATFAITTIDSPGQLGLICSTLGLLNISIVDVKIEERDPLLIILAVRLPVNRNIPDVIAAVLGVNGVSAVRHEC
- a CDS encoding MFS transporter, with translation MLPQVWMTEAAAVEFLNTNIVGRLATCDEQGQPYVIAVNYVYHQGKLYYHCKNSGHKLANIAANNKVCFEVSRIDELVIAEQACRSSTRYTSVVAFGEASILENPQAKAAILNALMSSHMQHQAYNQITAPMVEGCSVVEINITKLTGKQNVNPA
- a CDS encoding thioether cross-link-forming SCIFF peptide maturase; translated protein: MNIHKFYLNGLYILLDVNSGAVHVVDQMIFAMMDVFNGSNDEQVLAELSGQYAVADLTEALAELHELMAGQQLFAPTLDVPPTFSDKPLVKSLCLHVAHDCNLRCNYCFAGTGDFGHTRGLMPKEVGERAVDFIIANSGKRRNCELDFFGGEPLLNMETVEHVVAYVRRREQETGKVFKLTLTTNGVLLNDKAINYLNDNNISLVLSMDGRREVHDNMRPYIDGSGSFDDIAANVRKAIKSRNDQNYYLRGTFTAHNLDFAADVLAMADLGFTQLSVEPVVAKECDYALEEEHLPVLFEQYEKLAVEYLERKLHGPAFDFFHFNLDINNGPCVAKRLSGCGAGHEYFAVTPEGHLYPCHQFVGREEYLLGTIDEGVTKPEMPELFRKAHVLNKPECRDCWARFYCSGGCHANAQLFNDSIDKPYKVGCELQKKRLECALMIQAKLALIANEN